In Virgibacillus sp. NKC19-16, a single genomic region encodes these proteins:
- a CDS encoding tripartite tricarboxylate transporter TctB family protein: MRAVFSGLLLIFSIYFTIKGTEYDYTNSSGQVGPGFFPLWIGILLIICTGIAFAKDLKQVLREENFFSKPIHLYKLLLVIGLTFFFIATLNILGAVVAMVLYVFGILFVLNRQRLILNTIISVTVPLGTYLLLDVWLNAGFPQNIFGF, translated from the coding sequence ATGAGAGCTGTATTTTCAGGTTTATTATTAATCTTTTCCATATATTTTACAATAAAGGGAACAGAATACGATTATACAAATAGTTCAGGACAAGTTGGACCTGGGTTCTTTCCCTTATGGATTGGGATTTTATTAATTATTTGTACAGGAATTGCGTTTGCTAAGGATTTAAAACAGGTACTAAGAGAAGAAAATTTTTTCAGTAAACCTATTCATCTTTATAAATTGTTGCTAGTTATAGGACTAACCTTTTTCTTTATAGCAACATTAAACATACTTGGGGCAGTGGTCGCTATGGTTTTGTATGTATTCGGGATTTTGTTTGTGTTGAATCGCCAAAGACTCATACTAAACACAATCATTTCAGTTACTGTCCCACTAGGCACTTATTTACTATTGGATGTCTGGTTGAATGCAGGATTCCCACAAAATATATTTGGA
- a CDS encoding Bug family tripartite tricarboxylate transporter substrate binding protein: protein MKKLLFLLVAILGFSLIISGCSNEDASGDGAAAEADYPTEDMDWTIAFGPGGGNDVMAREMIKIMEEYDLYPGELVPENREGGSGAVGWGHLSQNAGNPYHISTTSGSFITTPLQSDPGWDYEDFTHIALMATDDMFFLVPGESEYETLEDFIAAAEEKTMNVGGIGVANVDRMIVETFGEEAGLDLEYVSFNAEGQLQSALLSDSLDAMVANPSGVIGQLESGDMRALAFSGEEQLPDYPDIPTFIDQGFDVNISMPRGVILPADVDEEVRQWWIDTMKEVAETDEWAEYIQNNYLTEQILYGDDFTEYLDETTTTFNNILEDLGALDD, encoded by the coding sequence ATGAAAAAACTTTTATTTTTGCTGGTAGCTATACTGGGTTTTAGTTTAATTATTTCTGGCTGCTCAAATGAAGATGCATCTGGAGATGGAGCAGCAGCTGAAGCAGATTATCCGACGGAAGACATGGATTGGACCATCGCCTTTGGCCCCGGCGGGGGTAATGATGTTATGGCAAGAGAGATGATTAAAATTATGGAAGAATACGATTTGTATCCTGGAGAACTTGTTCCTGAGAATCGTGAAGGCGGGAGTGGAGCAGTCGGATGGGGGCATTTATCTCAAAACGCTGGTAACCCATATCATATTTCTACCACAAGTGGAAGTTTTATAACAACGCCGCTTCAATCCGATCCAGGTTGGGATTATGAAGATTTCACTCACATAGCTTTGATGGCAACAGATGATATGTTTTTTCTTGTACCTGGAGAATCTGAATATGAAACATTAGAGGATTTTATTGCAGCTGCGGAAGAAAAAACAATGAATGTTGGGGGCATTGGAGTAGCCAATGTAGATCGTATGATTGTGGAAACATTTGGAGAAGAAGCTGGACTTGATTTGGAATATGTATCCTTTAATGCAGAGGGTCAATTACAATCTGCTCTTCTTTCAGACAGCCTTGATGCAATGGTAGCTAATCCTAGTGGTGTGATTGGTCAGTTGGAGTCCGGTGATATGCGTGCACTTGCTTTTAGTGGGGAAGAACAACTTCCTGACTATCCAGATATTCCAACGTTCATTGATCAAGGGTTCGATGTAAATATTTCTATGCCTCGAGGGGTAATCCTCCCAGCTGATGTGGATGAGGAGGTTCGGCAGTGGTGGATTGATACAATGAAAGAAGTAGCGGAAACAGATGAATGGGCGGAGTATATTCAAAATAATTACCTGACTGAACAAATTTTATATGGCGACGATTTTACAGAATACCTTGATGAAACAACAACAACTTTTAATAACATTCTTGAAGATCTCGGGGCATTAGATGACTAA
- a CDS encoding PaaI family thioesterase: MDKLQAKESFYHALENEKLEFENFFLAKLFGLSFSYEEESCVINFESKNFMFNPQGSLHGGMIAFVLDVSMGHLCEKFLGTAVTLEMKTQFLRPVMEGMIRCESSFIKKGSKIIALSSELYNENGKLAATATSTWVKAK; encoded by the coding sequence ATGGACAAATTACAGGCGAAAGAAAGTTTTTATCATGCATTAGAAAATGAAAAACTAGAATTTGAGAATTTTTTCCTTGCAAAATTATTTGGCCTTTCCTTCTCCTATGAGGAGGAAAGCTGTGTCATTAATTTTGAAAGCAAGAACTTTATGTTTAATCCGCAGGGTTCTCTTCATGGAGGGATGATTGCCTTTGTTTTAGACGTTTCGATGGGACATCTTTGTGAAAAATTTCTCGGAACCGCAGTTACCCTTGAAATGAAGACTCAGTTTTTGCGCCCAGTTATGGAAGGTATGATTCGTTGTGAATCAAGTTTTATAAAAAAAGGAAGCAAGATTATTGCCTTGAGTTCAGAGTTATATAATGAAAATGGCAAGTTAGCCGCAACGGCTACTTCAACGTGGGTTAAAGCAAAATAG